Proteins from a single region of Streptomyces spinoverrucosus:
- a CDS encoding DMT family transporter: MAWLLVIVAGLLETGFAVCLKLSHGFTRLWPTIAFCVFALGSFGLLTLSLKKLDVGPAYAVWTGIGAAGTAIYGMIFLGDIVSTLKIVSISLVIIGIIGLQLSGSAH; the protein is encoded by the coding sequence ATGGCGTGGCTGCTGGTCATCGTGGCCGGGTTGCTCGAAACCGGCTTCGCGGTCTGTCTGAAGCTGTCGCACGGCTTCACCAGACTCTGGCCGACCATCGCGTTCTGCGTCTTCGCGCTCGGCAGCTTCGGTCTGCTGACGCTGTCCCTGAAGAAGCTCGACGTGGGTCCCGCGTACGCGGTGTGGACCGGCATCGGCGCGGCCGGGACGGCCATCTACGGCATGATCTTCCTCGGTGACATCGTCTCCACGCTGAAGATCGTGTCGATCAGCCTGGTCATCATCGGCATCATCGGGCTGCAGCTGTCCGGCTCCGCGCACTGA
- the rsgA gene encoding ribosome small subunit-dependent GTPase A — protein MRRYGKHTDEDDIRSRPNRKGNRPRTNIRPKHEDAAEGMVLTVDRGRLTCLVEDRIVLAMKARELGRKAAVVGDRVALVGDLSGKKDTLARIVRIEERTSVLRRTADDDDPFERVVVANADQLAIVTALADPEPRPRLIDRCLVAAYDGGLDPLLVLTKSDLAPADELLELYGDLDIPYVVTSREELESGDAAERVFEQLDGKVTAFVGHSGVGKTTLVNALVPEERRRLTGRVNAVTGRGRHTTTSALALPLTGTEGWVIDTPGVRSFGLAHIDPSRVIHAFPDLEPGTEGCPRACSHDEQDCALDEWVAEGHADPARLYSLRRLLATRERKEGD, from the coding sequence ATGCGCCGCTACGGCAAGCACACCGACGAGGACGACATCCGCTCCCGCCCCAACCGCAAGGGCAACCGGCCGCGTACGAACATCCGCCCGAAGCACGAGGACGCGGCCGAGGGCATGGTCCTCACCGTCGACCGGGGCCGCCTGACCTGCCTCGTCGAGGACCGGATCGTGCTGGCCATGAAGGCCCGCGAGCTGGGCCGCAAGGCGGCGGTGGTCGGCGACCGGGTGGCCCTCGTCGGCGATCTGTCCGGCAAGAAGGACACCCTCGCGCGGATCGTGCGCATCGAGGAGCGCACGTCGGTGCTGCGCCGCACCGCGGACGACGACGACCCCTTCGAACGCGTGGTCGTCGCCAACGCCGACCAGCTCGCCATCGTCACCGCCCTCGCCGACCCCGAGCCGCGCCCGCGCCTGATCGACCGCTGCCTGGTGGCGGCCTACGACGGCGGCCTCGACCCGCTCCTGGTGCTGACCAAGTCGGACCTCGCCCCGGCCGACGAGCTCCTGGAGCTCTACGGCGACCTGGACATCCCGTACGTCGTCACCAGCCGTGAGGAGTTGGAGAGCGGCGACGCGGCGGAGCGGGTGTTCGAACAGCTCGACGGCAAGGTCACGGCGTTCGTCGGACACTCGGGCGTCGGCAAGACGACCCTGGTCAACGCGCTGGTGCCGGAGGAGCGACGGCGGCTGACGGGGCGGGTGAACGCGGTGACCGGACGCGGCCGGCACACCACCACGTCGGCGCTCGCCCTGCCGCTGACCGGCACGGAAGGCTGGGTGATCGACACGCCGGGCGTACGGTCGTTCGGGCTCGCGCACATCGACCCGTCCCGGGTCATCCACGCCTTCCCCGACCTGGAGCCGGGCACGGAGGGCTGCCCGCGCGCGTGCAGTCACGACGAGCAGGACTGCGCGCTGGACGAGTGGGTGGCCGAGGGGCATGCCGACCCCGCCCGGCTGTACTCGCTGCGGCGGCTGCTGGCGACGCGGGAGCGGAAGGAAGGGGACTGA